CGAAACGGCCGGGATCGAGGTGCGCCCGGTCGATTGGCCGCCGGCCCTGACCAAGCACGACGAATTCTTCGGCGAGGTGGCGACCTACCGCGATCGGCTGACCTTCCAGGTGCCGCTCGCGCGCGCCCCCGATGTCGGTGACGTCTTGGCCCTGGTGGTCACCTATCAGGGCTGTGCCGATGCCGGCCTTTGCTATCCGCCCGAGCAGCGCAGGCTCGAGATCGCCCTGCCGCCGCCCGCCATCGGGGGCGCGGAGTCGGTCCCCGCAGCCGGCGGCGATCCGCCCGAGGGTGCGAAGTCGCTGCATGATCTCGTCCCCTCTCGGGCCGCTCGCCTGATGGGCACCCCGATGCGCTCAGGGGTCGGTCTGACTTCGCCCGCCGCCGACGCTCCGGCGCCACCGCTCGGTCGTTCGCTTGGGCTTGCCGCCGGTGACGATCTGCTGCCCGTCGAGGAGGCCTACCGCGTCTCGGTCGAGGTGATCGCCCCCGATCGGCTGCGCCTGACCTGGCAGATCGCCGAGGGGACCTATTTGTATCGCGACAACCTGTCCCTCGCGCTTGAGGATGCCCCGGACGTCACCCTGGGCCCCTACCGTTTGCCCGAGGCGCGGATCGAGACCGATATGATTCGGCCCGACGGCAAGGTCGGCGATGTCGCCCTCTACCACGACGCCATCGAGCTGGAGGTGCCGCTCGTGCGCCGCAGCGCTCAGGCGACCGAGATCACGCTGGTCGCGCGCTATCAGGGCTGCGCCGAACGGGGCGTCTGCTATCCGCCGCAGACCCGCCGGCTGCCTCTCGCATTGCCGACGATGATGGCGCCGCTTGCCGCCGGCCCGGGCGCCGACTCCAAGGCTGTCGCGGACGCCGTGCCGGCAGGCGCCTCGGCCACGATAGTCGCCGACACACCCGAGTCCGGGGCCGTCTCCGAGATCGATCGCCTGGCTGCGGTGCTGGCCGGCGGCAACCTCTGGGCCATCCTGGCACTCTTCTTCGGGCTCGGCCTGCTGCTCTCGCTGACCCCCTGCGTCTTTCCGATGATCCCGATCCTCTCGGGGCTCATCGCCGGTCACGGGCATCGCATCACGACCGGCCGCGCCTTCGTGCTGTCGCTCGTCTACGTACTGGCGATGGCGGCGACCTACACGGTCGTTGGCGTCTTCGCCGGGCTGTTCGGCGCCAACCTCCAGGTCGCCTTCCAGAATCCCTGGGTCCTGTCGACCTTTGCCCTGCTCTTCGTCGCGCTGGCCCTGTCGATGTTCGGCTTCTACGATCTGCAGCTGCCGTCCGGGCTCCAGACCCGGCTCGCCGAGCTCAGCCATCGCCAGCGCGGCGGGACCCTGACCGGTGTCGCCGTCATGGGCCTGCTGTCGGCCTTGATCGTCGGCCCCTGTGTGGCGCCGCCGCTTGCCGGGGCACTGATCTTCATCGGCCAGACCGGTGATGCGCTGCTTGGCGGGCTCGCCCTGTTCGCCCTCAGCCTCGGGATGGGGGTGCCCTTGATCGCGATCGGGACCACCGCCGGCAAGCTCCTGCCGCGCGCCGGCGCCTGGATGGAGGCGGTCAAGGCGGTCTTCGGCGTGCTGCTCCTGGGTGTGGCCATCTGGCTGCTGGAGCGGATCCTGCCGGTCGCCGTGACCATGGGGCTCTGGGGGCTGCTGCTCGTCTGTTCGGCCGTCTACATGGGTGCCCTGCAGCCGGTGCCGGCCGGGGGAAGCGGTTGGACGCGGTTATGGAAGGGGTTGGGGCTGGCGCTGCTGGTCTACGGCATCCTGATGCTGGTCGGCGCTGCCGCCGGCAGCAAGGACACCCTCCAACCACTGCGTGGCCTGACCCTGGGCAACGGGGCCGAGGCCGCCCAGGCGTCGTTCAAACCGATCAAGACGGTCGCCGACCTGGAGCGCGAACTGGCTGCCGCGCGTGCCGCCGGCCGGCCGGTGATGCTCGACTTCTATGCCGATTGGTGCCGGACCTGCAAGGAGCTCGATCGCTACACCTTCAGCGACCCGGCCGTCGTCGACGAGCTGCGGCGCTTCGTCCTGCTGCGCGCCGACGTCACCGCCAACGACGCCGCCGATCGCGCCCTGCTCCAGGGCTTGATCGGGTTGCCCGGTCCGCCGGCGATCATCTTCTGGGACAGCGCCGGGCGCGAGCGGCGCGGCTATCGAATCGTCGGCTTCGAGTCGGCGCCGGAGTTCGTCACCCACCTGCGCGAGGTGGCGCCATGAGCGCCGTGAAGACGGTGTCGGTGACCTTGCTCGCCGGCGTTCTGAGCATCGGTATCGCCGTGCTCGGCGAGCGTTGGTTCGGCGACGAGGAGTCGCCGCGACCGCCGCGGGCCGACCGCGAAGGGCTCCTCGACAATCTGCCGTCCGTGCAATGGACCGACCTGGCGGGGCGCACGCTCGAGAGCGCCGACTGGACCGGCGAACCTGTCGTTCTCCACTACTGGGCGACCTGGTGCCCGGTGTGTCGCGAGCAGCTGACCCTGCTCGCCGAGGCCCAGCGGCGCCATGGCGATGCGTCGCTGCGGGTCGTCGGCATCGCCATCGACCGGCGCGAGGATCTGGAGCGCTTTCTTGCCGAGAACCGGGTCGACTATCCCGTCGTGCTCGGCGACCCCGAGGCCATGGTCCTGGCGCGGCGCCTGGGTGACCACCTCCAGGGCGTGCCGTTTCTGGTCCTCTTCGATCGTTCCGGCCGCCGCGTATTCGCGCGCACCGGCGCGTTCACGGCCACGGAACTGGATCGACTGCTCGGGCAGGTGCTGGGGCAAGATGCTCCCAGCCGGCCGCCGGGCGCAGAAGGTTCGGCTCGCATCGCCCCGGTTCTCTAACGTCGTTGCGGGCTCCTCGTCGGCCGGCATAGGCCGGGAGAACTGGACAGGATCGCGACGAATCGGGACAATTCGCCTTGGTCCGTCGCGGTTTCCCGCAGGGCGCGCCAGGGCCATCGACTATAACTATTCCAAGCCGCCTGGTTGTTCCTTATGGCGTTGATCCTGGTCCTGAATGGTCCCAACCTGAATCTCCTCGGCGCCCGCGAGCCGGATCACTACGGACGGGTGGGGCTGGCGGGCATCCAGGCGGGGCTGGAACGCACGGCCAACGCCGCCGGCCATCGGCTGCACTTCGTGCAGAGCAACGCCGAGTCCGAGCTGATCGAGGCCATCCACGCGGCGGGGCGTGACGGGGTCGGGTTCATCCTCTTCAATCCGGCTGCCTTCACCCACACGAGCATCGCCCTGCGCGATGCCCTCTTGGCGGTCGCCATCCCATTCATCGAGGTGCATCTCTCGAACGTGCACGCGCGGGAGCCGTTTCGTGCCCACTCCTACTTTTCTGACATCGCCGTCGGCGTCGTCACCGGTCTCGGTGCCCAAGGTTACGACCTGGCCCTGCGTGCCGCCTTGGCGCGGCTCGATCCGGACAATACGCCAGAGAAATAGATAGATCATGGACATCCGCAAGGTCAAAAAGCTCATCGAGCTCATCGAGCAATCCGACGTCGCCGAGATCGAGATCCACGAGGGCGAGGAGTCGGTCCGCATCAGCCGCCATGGGACCAATCCGGTGCCCTACCTGATGCCGCAGTCCCTGGCCGCTCAACCGAGCGCCGTGCCGGTCCCGGAGAGTCCGGCGCCGGCCGAGGCGGCGCCAGCCCAGTCCGACGCGCAGCCCGAGGACAATCTGGTGCGCTCGCCGATGGTCGGCACCTTCTATCGTGCCTCGTCGCCCGGCAGCCCGCCGTTCGTCGACGAGGGCGACCGAGTCAAGGTCGGCGATACCCTTTGTATCATCGAGGCGATGAAGATCCTCAATCAGATCGAGTCGGAGAAGACCGGTACCATTCGGCGCATCCTGGTCGAAAACGGCCAGCCCGTCGAATACAACCAGATCCTCTTCGTCATCGAATAACGGCACCCGGCAGCGGGTGAGGGCCGCGCCGCCCGCTTCCGCCGTCCTTCACCGAACCCGGACAACTATGATTGAAAAGGTACTGATCGCGAATCGGGGGGAGATCGCTCTGCGGATCCTGCGCGCCTGCCGCGAACTCGGCATCAAGACGGTGGCGGTGCACTCGGAGGCCGATCGTGACCTCAAGCACGTGCTGCTCGCCGACGAGTCGGTCTGCATCGGCCCGGCGCCCTCGCGCGACAGCTATCTGCAGATCCCGGCCATCATCAGCGCTGCCGAGGTCACGGATACCGTCGCGATCCATCCCGGCTACGGCTTCCTCTCGGAGAATGCCGATTTCGCCGAGCGGGTCGAGCACAGCGGCTTCATCTTCATCGGTCCGCGGCCGGAGACGATCCGCCTGATGGGCGACAAGGTCTCGGCGATCAGTGCGATGCGTGCCGCCGGCGTGCCCTGCGTGCCGGGCTCCGACGGTCCGCTCGACGATGACAAGCGGCGCACGATGGAGATGGCCCGCGCGATCGGTTATCCGGTCATCATCAAGGCGGCCGGCGGCGGTGGCGGGCGCGGCATGCGCGTCGTGCACTCAGAGGCGACGCTGCTGAACTCCATCTCACTGACCCGCGGCGAGGCGGCGGCGGCCTTTGGCAACGAGACCGTCTACATGGAGAAGTACCTGGAGAACCCGCGTCACATCGAGTTCCAGGTCCTCGCCGATCAACACGGTAACGCCATCCACTTGGGCGAGCGCGATTGCTCGATGCAGCGTCGCCATCAGAAGGTCGTCGAGGAGGCCCCGGCGCCCGACATCAGCGATGAACAGCGCCGGCGGATCGGTGAGCGCTGCGCCGAGGCCTGCCGCAAGATCGGCTATCGCGGTGCCGGCACCTTCGAGTTTCTCTACGAGAACGGCGAGTTCTATTTCATCGAGATGAATACGCGTGTGCAGGTCGAGCACCCGGTCACCGAGATGATCACCGGCGTCGACATCGTGCGCGAGCAGATCCGCATCGCCGCCCACGAGCCGCTGCGCTATCGGCAGGAGGACATCGCGATTCGCGGCCATGCCATCGAGTGTCGGATCAACGCCGAGGACTCGGAGACCTTCCGCCCGAGCCCCGGGCGGATCGAGGAGTTCCACGGCCCGGGCGGGCCCGGCATCCGCCTCGATACCCACATCTACAGCGGCTATGTCGTGCCGCCTTACTACGACTCGATGATCGGCAAGCTGGTCGCCCACGGCGAGGACCGCGAGTCGGCGCTGGCACGCATGTGCAACGCGCTGCGCGAGACCGTCATCGAGGGCATCTCGACCAACATCCCGTTGCAGCGCCAGATCATGAAGGATGTGGCCTTCCGGACCGGTGGCGCGAATATCCACTATCTGGAAAAGAAACTCGGGATGTAGGCCGGCGCGCCACCGCTTCCTATCTCGCGAGCCGCGCCCCGAACCAATGTCCTGGCTCCAGATCACAGTCGCCGTGCGGCGCGCCGAGGCCGAGGCCGTCGAGGCCGCGATGGAGGCGGCCGGCGCCGCCGCCGTGACCTTCGCCGACGCCGCCGACGAGCCCCAGCTCGAACCGCCGCCGGGGGCGACACCGCTGTGGCAGGCTGTCCAGGTGACGGGGCTCTTTTCCGACGATGCGACAGGCCAGGCCCAGGTCCGCGAGCTCGATGCGGCGCTGCGCCGCCTGGTCGATACCGCACCGGTGGTCGCCCGCCTCGCCGACCAGGTCTGGGAGCGCGTCTGGCTCGACACCTTCCGCCCGACCCGCTTCGGCCGGCGGTTATGGGTCTGTCCTCACGGCCAGCGGCCCGACGACCCGCAGGCCGTCGTCGTCGCCCTCGACCCCGGGCTCGCCTTCGGCACCGGCCACCACCCGACGACGGCCCTGTGCCTGGCCTGGCTCGATGCCAGTCCGCTCGCCGGCGAGACCCTGATCGACTATGGCTGCGGCTCGGGCATCCTGGCGATCGCCGCCGCGCGTCTCGGCGCTGCCCGCATCGTCGCCATCGATCACGACCCACAGGCGCTGGAGGCCACCCGGGCCAACGCCGCCGCGAACGGGGTCGCCGAGCGGATCCTCGTCTGCGATCCAGACCAGGTGCCGGCCATGACCGCCGATCGCCTGGTCGCCAACATCCTGGCCGCGCCGCTCTTCGAGCTCGCCGGGCGCTTCGCTGGCTACCTGCGCCCGGGCGGCGCGCTGGCCCTCTCGGGCATCCTCGCCGAGCAGGTCGAGGCCGTCGCCGCGGCCTATGCCGAGGGCTTCGCGCTCAATCCGCCGCAGCACCGCGAGGACTGGGTGCTGCTCGGCGGGCGGCGCCTCGCCGACAGCGGATCAAGGGCCTAGCGGCGTCAAATCGCTAGATCCTTTCGTCGTGCCGACGACGGCGGGACCTAGCGATCGCACCCTTACCCGGTCTCGCGTATTCTGTCGCCTCGACGCTCGGCGTCCACCTCGGAACACCCATGCGGATCGGCCCCGTCACCCTGGCGAACAATGTCATCCTGGCACCGATGGCCGGGGTCGCGGACCGGCCCTTCCGCCAGCTCTGCCGGCGCCTCGGCGCGGGGTTGGCGGTCGCCGAGATGGTCGCCGCCGACAGCGCCCTGTGGGACACGCCGAAGAGTCGCCGCCGGCTCGACTTCGCCGACGAGCCCGGGCCGATCGCGGTGCAGATACTCGGCAGCGACCCGTGCCAGTTGGCCGAGGCGGCGCGGCGCAATCTGGCCCTCGGTGCCGACATCATCGACATCAACATGGGCTGTCCGGTGAAGAAGGTCTGTCGGACCCGTGCCGGGGCGGCGCTCTTGCGCGACGAGCCGCGGGTGGGCCGGATCCTCGCGGCCGTCGTCGAGGCGGCGGCGCCCGCGCCGGTGACGCTCAAGATCCGCACCGGCTGGTCGCCGGCCGAGCGTAACGCGACGGCGATCGCGGGCATCGCCGAGGATTGCGGCATCGCCGCCCTGACGATCCACGGGCGTACACGTGCCTGCGGCTACCGTGAACCGGCGG
This portion of the Thioflavicoccus mobilis 8321 genome encodes:
- the dsbD gene encoding protein-disulfide reductase DsbD, which gives rise to MHHRRSLTRWAVIALALLAAAPALAAKDFLRPEQAFRVAAEAVGPEAVTLHWTIVPGYYLYRGQFAFRSETAGIEVRPVDWPPALTKHDEFFGEVATYRDRLTFQVPLARAPDVGDVLALVVTYQGCADAGLCYPPEQRRLEIALPPPAIGGAESVPAAGGDPPEGAKSLHDLVPSRAARLMGTPMRSGVGLTSPAADAPAPPLGRSLGLAAGDDLLPVEEAYRVSVEVIAPDRLRLTWQIAEGTYLYRDNLSLALEDAPDVTLGPYRLPEARIETDMIRPDGKVGDVALYHDAIELEVPLVRRSAQATEITLVARYQGCAERGVCYPPQTRRLPLALPTMMAPLAAGPGADSKAVADAVPAGASATIVADTPESGAVSEIDRLAAVLAGGNLWAILALFFGLGLLLSLTPCVFPMIPILSGLIAGHGHRITTGRAFVLSLVYVLAMAATYTVVGVFAGLFGANLQVAFQNPWVLSTFALLFVALALSMFGFYDLQLPSGLQTRLAELSHRQRGGTLTGVAVMGLLSALIVGPCVAPPLAGALIFIGQTGDALLGGLALFALSLGMGVPLIAIGTTAGKLLPRAGAWMEAVKAVFGVLLLGVAIWLLERILPVAVTMGLWGLLLVCSAVYMGALQPVPAGGSGWTRLWKGLGLALLVYGILMLVGAAAGSKDTLQPLRGLTLGNGAEAAQASFKPIKTVADLERELAAARAAGRPVMLDFYADWCRTCKELDRYTFSDPAVVDELRRFVLLRADVTANDAADRALLQGLIGLPGPPAIIFWDSAGRERRGYRIVGFESAPEFVTHLREVAP
- a CDS encoding TlpA family protein disulfide reductase — its product is MSAVKTVSVTLLAGVLSIGIAVLGERWFGDEESPRPPRADREGLLDNLPSVQWTDLAGRTLESADWTGEPVVLHYWATWCPVCREQLTLLAEAQRRHGDASLRVVGIAIDRREDLERFLAENRVDYPVVLGDPEAMVLARRLGDHLQGVPFLVLFDRSGRRVFARTGAFTATELDRLLGQVLGQDAPSRPPGAEGSARIAPVL
- the aroQ gene encoding type II 3-dehydroquinate dehydratase, with the translated sequence MALILVLNGPNLNLLGAREPDHYGRVGLAGIQAGLERTANAAGHRLHFVQSNAESELIEAIHAAGRDGVGFILFNPAAFTHTSIALRDALLAVAIPFIEVHLSNVHAREPFRAHSYFSDIAVGVVTGLGAQGYDLALRAALARLDPDNTPEK
- the accB gene encoding acetyl-CoA carboxylase biotin carboxyl carrier protein, encoding MDIRKVKKLIELIEQSDVAEIEIHEGEESVRISRHGTNPVPYLMPQSLAAQPSAVPVPESPAPAEAAPAQSDAQPEDNLVRSPMVGTFYRASSPGSPPFVDEGDRVKVGDTLCIIEAMKILNQIESEKTGTIRRILVENGQPVEYNQILFVIE
- the accC gene encoding acetyl-CoA carboxylase biotin carboxylase subunit; amino-acid sequence: MIEKVLIANRGEIALRILRACRELGIKTVAVHSEADRDLKHVLLADESVCIGPAPSRDSYLQIPAIISAAEVTDTVAIHPGYGFLSENADFAERVEHSGFIFIGPRPETIRLMGDKVSAISAMRAAGVPCVPGSDGPLDDDKRRTMEMARAIGYPVIIKAAGGGGGRGMRVVHSEATLLNSISLTRGEAAAAFGNETVYMEKYLENPRHIEFQVLADQHGNAIHLGERDCSMQRRHQKVVEEAPAPDISDEQRRRIGERCAEACRKIGYRGAGTFEFLYENGEFYFIEMNTRVQVEHPVTEMITGVDIVREQIRIAAHEPLRYRQEDIAIRGHAIECRINAEDSETFRPSPGRIEEFHGPGGPGIRLDTHIYSGYVVPPYYDSMIGKLVAHGEDRESALARMCNALRETVIEGISTNIPLQRQIMKDVAFRTGGANIHYLEKKLGM
- the prmA gene encoding 50S ribosomal protein L11 methyltransferase — translated: MSWLQITVAVRRAEAEAVEAAMEAAGAAAVTFADAADEPQLEPPPGATPLWQAVQVTGLFSDDATGQAQVRELDAALRRLVDTAPVVARLADQVWERVWLDTFRPTRFGRRLWVCPHGQRPDDPQAVVVALDPGLAFGTGHHPTTALCLAWLDASPLAGETLIDYGCGSGILAIAAARLGAARIVAIDHDPQALEATRANAAANGVAERILVCDPDQVPAMTADRLVANILAAPLFELAGRFAGYLRPGGALALSGILAEQVEAVAAAYAEGFALNPPQHREDWVLLGGRRLADSGSRA
- the dusB gene encoding tRNA dihydrouridine synthase DusB translates to MRIGPVTLANNVILAPMAGVADRPFRQLCRRLGAGLAVAEMVAADSALWDTPKSRRRLDFADEPGPIAVQILGSDPCQLAEAARRNLALGADIIDINMGCPVKKVCRTRAGAALLRDEPRVGRILAAVVEAAAPAPVTLKIRTGWSPAERNATAIAGIAEDCGIAALTIHGRTRACGYREPAEHETLREVRERVALPLIANGDIASPEGARQVLDYTQADAIMIGRAAQGRPWICGQIAHYLADGVRPKEPSPARVREYLLTHLDALYSLYGTELGVRVARKHLAWYARGRTTTASFPVQVNGAESPEQQMALVDILFQGYGLEGKQPL